In one window of Mauremys reevesii isolate NIE-2019 linkage group 22, ASM1616193v1, whole genome shotgun sequence DNA:
- the LOC120388377 gene encoding lutropin subunit beta-like has product MGPPQRWLQALALALLLAGGALGAARGRRFCRPVNATIAAEKDDCPVCVPVATAICSGYCPTKEPVYKSALAPVSQHVCSYRAVRYETLALPGCPPGVDPAFTFPVALSCHCSLCPMDSSDCTVHSIGPDFCSARGGFA; this is encoded by the exons ATGGGACCCCCACAG CGCTGGCTGCAGGCTCTGGCTCTGGCGctgctgctggccgggggggccCTGGGGGCCGCCCGCGGGCGCCGGTTCTGCCGCCCCGTCAACGCCACCATCGCGGCCGAGAAGGACGACTGCCCCGTCTGCGTCCCCGTGGCCACGGCCATCTGCAGCGGGTACTGCCCGACCAAG gagccGGTGTACAAGAGCGCCCTGGCGCCCGTCTCCCAGCACGTCTGCAGCTACCGGGCCGTGCGCTACGAGACGCTGGCGCTGCCCGGCTGCCCGCCCGGCGTGGACCCGGCCTTCACCTTCCCGGTGGCCCTGAGCTGCCACTGCAGCCTCTGCCCCATGGACTCCAGCGACTGCACCGTGCACAGCATCGGGCCCGACTTCTGCAGCGCCCGGGGGGGCTTCGCctag
- the LOC120388320 gene encoding uncharacterized protein LOC120388320 translates to MAGTVLPAPAGTDLGWGLEGARWRHSWDWPLTSSGVGLENRPPQPFPPPAARSTVHEPLPPGAERPPREELIRRLATTTGLCHDVKTHGGVLGQPGYLLPAPLWRVHGNKDLRDKLQLRAWRVPLTPGGRPSETRHRFCGWPHLPPEPAHHAGPQPFALAAHHSDGASKSMVASTENKPLAGSVFYVRDGAVLSRLDPYVSVTSRDIRTFTPQELQGYARKDALTYWQFEGYPKAWGHGLRDPSLGKDAAPPIRPPGPPRDPGLFPSPTRPPRLPTLAPAVPHRGTLSLAQESYGPPRCTPSSQGPPARPPTICPPVAGPRILAVPLMYRTEYQCYGSSKPGPV, encoded by the exons ATGGCTGGCACCGTCCTGCCCGCGCCCGCGGGCACCGACCTGGGCTGGGGCCTCGAGGGGGCCCGGTGGCGCCACAGCTGGGACTGGCCCCTCaccagcagtggggtggggctggagaaccGGCCCCCACAGCCCTTcccgccccccgccgcccgc TCCACAGTCCATGAGCCCCTGCCCCCCGGCGCGGAGCGGCCCCCGCGGGAAGAGCTGATCCGGCGCCTGGCGACCACCACGGGCCTCTGCCACGACGTGAAAACCCACggaggggtcctggggcagcccgGCTACCTCCTGCCCGCCCCGCTGTGGAGAGTCCACGGCAACAAGGACCTCCGGGACAAG ctgcagctccgcgCCTGGCGGGTCCCGCTGACCCCGGGGGGCCGGCCCAGCGAGACCCGGCACCGGTTCTGCGgctggccccacctgccccccgaGCCCGCCCACCACGCCGGCCCCCAGCCCTTCGCCCTGGCCGCCCACCACAGCGACGGCGCCTCCAAG TCCATGGTGGCCAGCACGGAGAACAAGCCCCTGGCCGGATCCGTCTTCTACGTCCGCGACGGGGCGGTTCTGAGCCGTCTGGACCCCTACGTCTCCGTCACCAGCCGGGACATCCGCACCTTCACCCC gcaggagctgcagggctaCGCCCGGAAAGACGCCCTCACCTACTGGCAGTTTGAGGGTTACCCGAAGGCCTGGGGGCACGGCCTGAGGGACCCCTCCCTGGGCAAGGACGCGGCGCCCCCCATCCGGCCCCCCGGCCCCCCACGTGACCCCggcctcttccccagccccacccgcccTCCCCGCCTGCCAACGCTGGCCCCTGCTGTCCCACACCGGGGGACGCTGAGCCTGGCACAGGAGTCCTACGGGCCCCCCCGCTgtacccccagcagccagggccccccagcccggccccccacCATCTGCCCCCCCGTAGCCGGGCCCCGGATCCTGGCAGTGCCCCTGATGTACCGCACGGAGTATCAGTGTTATGGGAGCAGCAAGCCGGGGCCTGTCTGA